A genomic segment from Aegilops tauschii subsp. strangulata cultivar AL8/78 chromosome 1, Aet v6.0, whole genome shotgun sequence encodes:
- the LOC109734493 gene encoding myosin-binding protein 7-like, with the protein MHAMADAGGPPLNLCPLCGHPTTSTISASRPSSPPLAATRPTLKRNSPPEAPPAVVRVEIGDEAAALREALARQQAALADLQAELDAERGAAAGAASEAMTMILRLQREKAEAMMEARQFRRYAEEKMSHDAAELAVLEETIAKREASVRGLQSLSRLSVANAASLHSTPRVSSTPRNPSTPSTVGAGGYYPPLRCFSSRFNDHPPTASEADVLDMQTPRDHLARLSNRVQMLEHRAPPTSTTTPIIRVAPGSTFPRNPRPFSDTDSLDFCDGEYFPDDDCGASDRVYTVDAIHGRGVPLVVPEGSICGGTPAGSECCAGGPWGEDEDMRRLSARLQALEADRETMRQAIISMGAEKAQVVLLKEIAQQLCKDAPPPLPAVTVGQHYYKGAAPPAVTVTVPRPQRPMVMHRMVLKSQPTRTPFFSTVVKWVASIVSWRRKSSRIKYPIGQCGNNVGLMLLLDKSSKAAGNGHHKPPKRI; encoded by the exons ATGCACGCCATGGCCGACGCCGGCGGGCCCCCGCTCAATCTCTGCCCTCTCTGCGGCCACCCCACCACCAGCACCATCTCTGCCTCTCGCCCATCGTCTCCGCCATTGGCGGCTACGAGGCCGACGCTGAAGAGGAATTCACCACCAGAGGCGCCGCCCGCGGTGGTGCGGGTGGAGATAGGTGACGAGGCGGCGGCACTGCGGGAGGCTCTGGCGCGGCAGCAGGCGGCGCTGGCTGATTTGCAGGCCGAGCTGGATGCGGAGCGGggcgcggcggccggcgccgCGAGCGAGGCCATGACGATGATCCTTCGCCTGCAGCGGGAGAAGGCAGAGGCCATGATGGAGGCGCGCCAGTTCCGGCGCTACGCAGAGGAGAAGATGTCCCAcgacgccgcggagctcgccgtcCTCGAGGAGACCATCGCAAAGCGCGAGGCCTCGGTGCGCGGCCTCCAGTCTCTGTCACGCCTCAGCGTCGCCAACGCTGCATCGTTGCATTCCACCCCGCGAGTCTCCTCCACGCCGCGCAACCCGTCCACGCCATCGACGGTTGGGGCCGGCGGCTATTACCCACCGTTGCGGTGCTTTAGTAGCCGCTTTAATGACCACCCGCCGACCGCGTCGGAGGCGGACGTGCTCGACATGCAGACCCCGCGCGACCACCTCGCGCGCCTCTCCAACCGCGTCCAAATGCTCGAGCACCGCGCACCGCCCACATCCACCACTACGCCCATCATCCGCGTCGCGCCGGGCTCCACCTTCCCCCGCAACCCGCGTCCATTCTCCGACACTGACAGCCTTGACTTCTGCGACGGCGAGTACTTCCCGGACGACGACTGCGGCGCCAGCGATCGGGTGTACACCGTGGACGCCATCCACGGCCGCGGTGTTCCCCTGGTCGTGCCAGAGGGCTCCATCTGTGGCGGCACTCCGGCCGGGAGCGAATGCTGCGCCGGCGGGCCGTGGGGGGAAGACGAGGATATGCGTCGGCTCAGCGCGCGCCTCCAGGCGCTGGAGGCGGACCGAGAGACCATGCGCCAGGCCATCATCTCCATGGGCGCCGAGAAAGCGCAGGTGGTGCTTCTCAAGGAGATCGCGCAACAGCTGTGCAAGGACGCCCCGCCACCTTTGCCGGCGGTGACCGTGGGGCAACATTACTACAAGGGGGCAGCGCCACCGGCCGTGACCGTCACCGTACCACGGCCGCAGCGACCGATGGTCATGCACAGGATGGTGCTCAAGAGCCAGCCCACGAGGACGCCATTCTTTTCTACTGTAGTCAAG TGGGTCGCATCTATCGTCTCGTGGCGAAGGAAATCTTCCCGTATCAA GTACCCTATTGGCCAATGCGGTAACAATGTCGGGTTGATGTTGCTGCTTGACAAGTCCTCAAAAGCTGCAGGCAACGGGCATCATAAACCTCCCAAAAGGATTTAG